One part of the Glycine max cultivar Williams 82 chromosome 14, Glycine_max_v4.0, whole genome shotgun sequence genome encodes these proteins:
- the LOC100790972 gene encoding B-box zinc finger protein 20, whose translation MDGSLIIVVPPLPFDHIYPSQSLPTFYEALATPSFILSSQTFHFKLQVFKLPTHCSYSHPMKIQCDVCNKHEASVFCTADEAALCDGCDHRVHHANKLASKHQRFSLLRPSHKQHPLCDICQERRAFTFCQQDRAILCKECDVSIHSANEHTLKHDRFLLTGVKLAASAMLRSSQTTSDSNSTPSLLNVSHQTTPLPSSTTTTTTNNNNNKVAVEGTGSTSASSISEYLIETLPGWQVEDFLDSYFVPFGFCKNDEVLPRLDADVEGHMGSFSTENMGIWVPQAPPPLVCSSQMDRVIVQSETNIKGSSISRLKDDTFTVPQISPPSNSKRARFLW comes from the exons ATGGATGGCTCACTTATCATAGTAGTGCCTCCTTTACCATTTGACCATATTTATCCATCTCAATCACTTCCCACTTTTTATGAAGCATTGGCTACACCTTCCTTTATTCTCTCCTCTCAAACCTTTCACTTCAAGCTTCAAGTTTTCAAGCTACCCACCCACTGCTCATACTCACACCCAATGAAGATCCAGTGCGACGTGTGCAACAAACACGAGGCCTCCGTCTTCTGCACAGCCGACGAAGCCGCCCTCTGCGACGGCTGCGACCACCGTGTCCACCATGCCAACAAACTCGCCTCCAAACACCAACGCTTCTCTCTTCTCCGCCCTTCTCATAAACAACACCCTCTCTGCGATATTTGCCAG GAGAGAAGAGCCTTCACGTTCTGTCAGCAAGACAGAGCGATTCTCTGCAAAGAGTGTGACGTGTCAATTCACTCTGCCAACGAACACACCCTTAAGCACGATAGGTTCCTTCTCACTGGTGTTAAACTCGCAGCTTCTGCCATGCTTCGTTCATCACAAACTACCTCTGATTCAAACTCAACCCCTTCTCTTCTTAACGTTTCACATCAAACTACTCCACTTccatcttccaccaccaccaccaccaccaacaacaacaacaacaaggttGCTGTTGAAGGAACTGGTTCAACGAGTGCTAGCAGCATATCAGAGTATTTGATAGAGACTCTTCCTGGGTGGCAAGTTGAGGACTTTCTCGATTCATATTTTGTTCCCTTTGGTTTCTGTAAG AATGATGAAGTGTTGCCACGGTTGGATGCTGACGTGGAGGGGCATATGGGTTCGTTTTCAACCGAGAACATGGGGATCTGGGTTCCTCAAGCGCCACCACCTCTTGTGTGTTCTTCACAAATGGATCGGGTGATAGTTCAAAGTGAGACCAACATCAAAGGTAGCAGCATATCGAGGTTGAAGGATGATACTTTCACTGTTCCACAGATTAGTCCTCCCTCCAATTCCAAGAGAGCCAGATTTCTATGGTAG
- the LOC100790455 gene encoding protein ACCUMULATION AND REPLICATION OF CHLOROPLASTS 6, chloroplastic, translated as METVVSRAVLVLCTPHPTTTHPFTKPNKLLRSSLSRGAASLSATSKWAERLIADFQFLGDAAASTSTSTLSPSSVPPRLDPPERYVSIPLDLYRILGAEPHFLGDGIRRAYEAKFSKPPQYAFSNDALISRRQILQAACETLADPTSRREYNQSLVDDEEAAILTQIPFDKVPGALCVLQEAGETELVLEIGQGLLRERLPKTFKQDVVLAMALAFVDVSRDAMALSPPDFIAACEMLERALKLLQEEGATSLAPDLQAQIDETLEEITPRCVLELLALPLDDEHRARREEGLLGVRNILWAVGGGGAAAIAGGFTREDFMNEAFLHMTAAEQVELFVATPSTIPAESFEAYGVALALVAQAFVGKKPHLIQDADNLFQQLQQTKITTVRNAPSVYIPKEKREIDFALERGLCALLVGELDQCRSWLGLDTDSSPYRNPSIIEFIMENAKGDEDSDLPGLCKLLETWLMEVVFPRFRDTKETRFKLGDYYDDPTVLRYLERLEGGSNSPLAAAAAIAKIGAEATAVISQVQASVINALKKAFPVGSEDQIVKHQVNGVNEDFGFSESENPLILSDQDSPVNAEVSGIKNTMETRKGEFITEEIKHASVQIMCAGVVIGLVTLVGLKFLPTRNGSPILRKMTGSAMVSDTINLGSLGDEEKVEQLPKMDARVAEALVRKWQSVKSEAFGPDHCLGRLHEVLDGEMLKIWTDRAAEIAERGWSYDYTLEDLNIDSVTISQNGRRAVVETTLKESTHLNAVGHPQHDASNSRTYTTRYEMSFTGAEWKIVEGAVLES; from the exons ATGGAAACGGTGGTCTCTCGCGCTGTCCTCGTTCTCTGCACTCCGCACCCAACCACAACTCACCCTTTCACTAAACCTAACAAACTCCTCCGTTCCTCCCTCAGCCGCGGCGCCGCTTCCTTATCCGCCACCAGCAAATGGGCGGAGCGCCTCATTGCCGATTTCCAATTCCTCGGCGACGCCGCCGCCTCCACTTCCACCTCCACTCTCAGCCCCTCCTCCGTCCCTCCCCGCCTCGATCCTCCTGAGCGCTACGTGTCGATCCCTCTCGACCTGTACCGCATTCTCGGCGCCGAACCGCACTTCCTCGGCGACGGCATTCGCAGGGCCTACGAGGCCAAGTTCTCGAAGCCTCCTCAGTACGCCTTCAGCAACGACGCTTTAATCAGCCGCCGCCAAATCCTCCAAGCAGCCTGCGAAACCCTAGCTGATCCTACTTCCAGAAGAGAGTACAATCAAAGCCTTGTCGACGACGAAGAAGCCGCCATTCTCACTCAAATCCCTTTCGACAAA GTTCCTGGAGCGTTGTGTGTGTTGCAGGAAGCTGGAGAGACGGAGCTTGTGCTTGAGATTGGGCAGGGTTTGCTTAGGGAGAGGTTGCCGAAGACGTTTAAGCAGGATGTTGTGTTGGCTATGGCACTCGCATTTGTTGACGTGTCAAGGGATGCTATGGCCTTGTCTCCACCGGATTTCATTGCGGCCTGTGAGATGCTCGAGAGGGCGTTGAAGCTTTTGCAG GAAGAAGGGGCAACCAGCCTAGCTCCAGATTTACAAGCACAAATAGATGAGACGCTAGAAGAGATAACCCCACGTTGTGTTTTGGAACTTTTAGCCTTGCCTCTTGATGACGAACATCGAGCGCGGAGGGAGGAAGGTCTTCTTGGTGTCCGTAACATTTTGTGGGCGGTTGGTGGAGGGGGTGCAGCAGCAATTGCCGGGGGTTTCACCCGTGAAGACTTCATGAATGAGGCATTCTTACACATGACAGCGGCTGAACAG GTTGAACTTTTTGTAGCCACACCAAGTACTATTCCAGCTGAAAGTTTTGAAGCATATGGAGTTGCACTTGCACTGGTTGCACAAGCTTTTGTGGGTAAAAAGCCGCATCTTATTCAAGATGCTGATAACTTGTTCCAACAACTTCAACAGACTAAGATTACAACTGTGAGGAATGCTCCCTCGGTTTATATTCCCAAGGAGAAGAGAGAGATTGATTTTGCTTTAGAAAGGGGTCTCTGTGCACTGCTTGTTGGGGAGCTGGATCAATGTCGGTCATGGTTGGGACTAGATACTGACAGCTCTCCTTATAGAAACCCATCTATTATAGAATTTATTATGGAAAATGCAAAGGGGGATGAGGACAGTGATCTTCCCGGACTCTGTAAATTGTTGGAGACTTGGCTGATGGAGGTTGTTTTTCCTAGGTTTAGAGATACCAAAGAAACAAGATTCAAGCTTGGAGATTACTATGATGACCCAACAGTGCTGAGATATCTAGAGAGGCTGGAGGGTGGTAGCAATTCACCCTTAGCTGCTGCTGCAGCCATAGCAAAAATTGGAGCTGAGGCTACTGCTGTCATTAGCCAGGTCCAGGCTAGTGTAATAAATGCATTGAAAAAGGCATTTCCTGTTGGTTCTGAAGATCAAATTGTGAAACATCAAGTAAATGGTGTGAACGAGGATTTTGGCTTTTCTGAAAGTGAGAATCCTCTGATATTGTCAGATCAGGATTCTCCAGTCAATGCTGAGGTTTCtggaataaaaaatactatggaGACAAGAAAAGGTGAATTTATTACTGAAGAAATTAAACATGCAAGTGTGCAGATCATGTGTGCTGGTGTTGTAATTGGACTGGTAACTTTGGTTGGTTTAAAGTTTTTACCTACTAGGAATGGCTCACCCATTCTTCGTAAAATGACTGGTTCCGCAATGGTGTCAGATACTATCAACTTAG GTTCCTTGGGAGATGAAGAAAAAGTAGAGCAGCTACCAAAAATGGATGCAAGGGTTGCCGAGGCTCTAGTTCGCAAGTGGCAAAGTGTAAAATCCGAAGCTTTTGGACCTGACCATTGCTTGGGAAGGTTGCATGAG GTTTTGGACGGTGAGATGTTGAAGATATGGACAGATCGTGCAGCTGAGATTGCAGAGCGTGGTTGGTCCTATGACTACACCTTGGAGGACCTCAACATCGATAGTGTGACCATATCACAGAATGGGCGCCGTGCAGTGGTGGAAACAACTCTGAAAGAGTCTACTCACCTGAATGCCGTAGGTCATCCGCAACACGATGCTTCTAATAGCAGAACCTACACAACAAGATATGAGATGTCTTTTACAGGCGCAGAGTGGAAAATTGTTGAAGGAGCTGTCCTTGAGTCCTAA
- the LOC100792393 gene encoding YEATS domain-containing protein 2, whose product MVALRNFRLLCFILVVTIVELKAEELKNVTNHSQGNATLASLSHQGEKHELKGKHNVFKNEVLFNTSKDSWYYRGGGGGGGGGGGFRWGGGGGGGGGGGAGGGGSGWGWGGGGGGWWKWGCRREARHGKGKQRVRHYHTSTNEDYRMGEFAQCMARTRCRGLRLDCPLHCGGPCFYDCHHMCKAHCRRP is encoded by the coding sequence ATGGTGGCCTTGAGAAATTTTCGGCTTCTATGCTTCATCCTTGTGGTGACAATTGTTGAGCTTAAAGCTGAAGAGCTGAAAAATGTCACAAATCATAGTCAAGGAAATGCCACTTTAGCAAGTCTCTCACATCAAGGTGAAAAGCATGAATTAAAAGGAAAACACAATGTTTTCAAGAATGAAGTTTTGTTCAACACAAGCAAAGATAGTTGGTATTATAGAGGAGGTGGAGGTGGTgggggaggaggaggagggttTAGAtggggtggtggaggaggaggaggtggtggcggtggcgCCGGAGGAGGAGGAAGTGGATGGGGATGGGGAGGTGGAGGTGGTGGATGGTGGAAATGGGGGTGTAGAAGGGAAGCAAGACATGGTAAAGGGAAACAAAGAGTGAGGCATTATCACACATCAACTAATGAAGACTATAGGATGGGGGAGTTTGCACAATGCATGGCAAGAACAAGGTGCCGTGGCTTGAGGTTGGATTGTCCTCTTCATTGTGGTGGACCTTGTTTCTATGATTGCCACCATATGTGCAAGGCTCATTGTCGTCGACCGTGA